The Rugosibacter aromaticivorans region TCATTGGTGGCGAACGTGATGCGCACGTGGCAGTTATCGAGGATGGAATGGTTCTGGCCGTAGGCCTTGTCGATCTGGTTGAGCGATTGCGCGATCAGGAAAGCGCGCAGCCCGTAGCCCGCCATGAAGGCCAGCGCACTCTCGAAAAAGTCCAGTCGCCCGAGCGCTGGAAACTCGTCGAGCATCAGCAGCAACTTGTGGCGGCGAGCAATGCCGTCTGAGCCATCGAGCGATTCGGTGAGTCGCCGTCCGATCTGGTTGAGGATCAGACGGATCAGCGGCTTGGTCCGGCTGATGTCCGAGGGCGGCACTACCAGATACAGCGACACGGGATGATCGGCATCGATCAGGTCGGCGATGCGCCAGTCGCAGCGTGAGGTCACTTCGGCTACCGTGGGATCGCGGTACAGCCCCAGGAAGCTCATCGCGGTGGAGAGCACCCCGGAGCGTTCGTTTTCGCTCTTGTTCAGCACTTCGCGTGCGGCGGAAGCGACGACGGGATGTGGTGCATCACTGAGATGTCTTGTCGTCATCATCCGGTGCAGCGTCACCTCGAACGGGCAGGCCGGATCGGACAGGAAGTTGGCTACGCCGCGTAGCGTCTTGTCCTCGCTGGCGTAGAGCACATGCAGGATCGCGCCGACCAGCAGGGCATGCGAGGTCTTCTCCCAGTGGTTGCGCCGCTCCAGCGCGCCTTCTGGATCGACCAGGATGTCAGCGATGTTCTGCACGTCGCGCACCTCGTGCATGCCGCGCCGCACTTCAAGCAGCGGGTTGTAGGCGGCAGACCGTGCATCGGTCGGGTTGAACAGCAGGCAATGCGAGAAGCGCGAGCGCCAACCGGCGGTCAAGGTCCAGTTCTCGCCCTTGATATCGTGGATCACGGCGGAGCCGGGCCACGAAAGCAGCGTCGGCACCACCAGGCCGACACCCTTGCCGGAGCGGGTGGGCGCGAACGCCATCACATGCTCGGGACCTTCGTGGCGCAGGTAGTCGCCATCTTTGCGGCCCAGGAAAACGCCGGCAGGGCCGGTCAGCCCGGAACTGCGGATTTCAGCGGGGAGTGCCCAGCGCGCCGAGCCGTAGGTCGTGACCAGCTTGGATTGCCGTGCGCGCCACACCGACATGGCGATGGCCACCATGGCACCGGCGAAGCCGCTGCACGCGGCGATGGCACCGCCGCGCAGGAAAATGTCGGGCGCATAGGCGTCGAAGAAGTACCACCACTCGAACAGCCGCCATGGGTGATAGATCGGCGTGCCAAATAGGTCGAACCATGGTGCACCGAGGCGTAGCTGGTAGCCCAGTGCCGCCGCCGTCCACTGGGTGGCACTCCATAGCCCCAGTAAAGTGGTGGCGAAAACCATCATGATCTGGCCAATCAGCACGCCGGTCGGCACCATGCGCTACCCCTCTTGTGATTTCTCGATTCAGTCCATTTCGATGGGCCGTCAGCGCGGTACACGCGAATCAGGATCGGCCGATCTTCAGGGCTCAAAGCGGCACCGATCCGGCACCGCTTTAGACATCGCAAGTTTGGGGTCGCCGCGAGTATGAGAAAACCTGCTCCGGCGAAAGTCAGCTAAGAGGGGAGTACAACGATGAATATTTCTGTCACTGGCACGAATCGCGAAGCCTGTCGCGTGATATTTCCACAGTGTCGAACCCGCGTCCGTAGTGGCCATTTGACGCACGGCCCTGTCGCCGCCGCGGTTGAATCGTCATACGCAGCTTGTATGAATCCACAGTGAGTTTTAAGCCTGATGCGGTAAAATTGACTAAATTTGGCAAGCAGAATTCATTGCAGGCCACCATTGCGGAAGAAACCATGACCGGCACTGATGGAGAAATCCTTACGCTCGACGAAGTTGCTGCTTACCTGAAAGCTGGCAAGTGGACGGTCTACCGGCTCGCCCAGAAAAGCGAAATTCCCGCATTCAAGCTTGGTGGAACCTGGCGTTTTCGTCGCTCAGAGTTGGATCGCTGGATTGCCGAGAGCATCAACAAAAAGAAACAGGAGGCGAGTTGATGCCACCAAGGTCTCTTAGCTACTTATGTGAAAACAACAATGTCTGACAAAGAACCGTATAAAGTAATCGACGTTTTCGCAGGCCCAGGTGGGCTTGGAGAGGGCTTTGCTGCCTTGGGCTACGATGCAGGAAAGCCATCATTCAAGCTTGCTCTTTCGATTGAAAAAGACCCGTCCGCTCACAGCACATTGCTGCTGCGTAGTTTCTACCGTCAGTTTGATTCCGAAAAAATACCGCCGGAATACTGGTCATATGCCAAGGGAAAGATTACCAAGGCTGAGTTATTTGATTTATATCCTCAGCAAATTAAGGCCGCTGCTGAAGAGGCGCAGTGCATCGAACTCGGCAAGACTCCACCGCATGAGGTAAAAAACCTCATAAAGCAGCGACTGAATGGCAGTGAAAAATGGGTACTGGTTGGCGGGCCACCCTGTCAGGCATATTCACTTGTCGGACGCGCGCGTATGCGGAGCACCAATCCTGATTTTGAGGACGACGTGCGCCATTTTCTTTACAGGGAATATCTGCGAATCATCGCGGATCACCGGCCTCCGGTGTTCGTGATGGAGAATGTGAAGGGAATACTTTCCGCACAGCATTCCGGCAAGAAAATTATCGGAAGTATATTGAGCGATCTGCGGAAGCCGGACGTGGCAGTTAATGGCCGGAGTTCCGGCCTCGGCTACAGGCTGTTTTCGCTGGTGGATAACAAGCCTCCTGAGAAATGTGAGCCGGAAGACTTTCTGGTGAAAGCCGAGAAATATGGCATCCCGCAGGCGCGGCACCGTATGCTTATTCTGGGCATTCGAGAGGATATTCATATCACGCCTGAAACGCTCCAGAAATCGGAAGCAACTTCTGTTGCGCAGGCAATCGGTGATCTTCCAAAGATACGCAGCGCTGTATCCAAAGAGCCTGACACACTTGAACTCTGGCGTGAAATTCTTGATTCGATAACCTCAGAGGCATGGTATCGCAAGGGGCGAAGCAATGGTCTGTCGCAAACAGTCGAAAAAATTGACAAAGCCTTGGTGTCCATACAG contains the following coding sequences:
- a CDS encoding conjugal transfer protein TraG — translated: MVPTGVLIGQIMMVFATTLLGLWSATQWTAAALGYQLRLGAPWFDLFGTPIYHPWRLFEWWYFFDAYAPDIFLRGGAIAACSGFAGAMVAIAMSVWRARQSKLVTTYGSARWALPAEIRSSGLTGPAGVFLGRKDGDYLRHEGPEHVMAFAPTRSGKGVGLVVPTLLSWPGSAVIHDIKGENWTLTAGWRSRFSHCLLFNPTDARSAAYNPLLEVRRGMHEVRDVQNIADILVDPEGALERRNHWEKTSHALLVGAILHVLYASEDKTLRGVANFLSDPACPFEVTLHRMMTTRHLSDAPHPVVASAAREVLNKSENERSGVLSTAMSFLGLYRDPTVAEVTSRCDWRIADLIDADHPVSLYLVVPPSDISRTKPLIRLILNQIGRRLTESLDGSDGIARRHKLLLMLDEFPALGRLDFFESALAFMAGYGLRAFLIAQSLNQIDKAYGQNHSILDNCHVRITFATNDERTAKRISEALGTATELRAQRNYAGHRLAPWLGHLMVSRQETARPLLTPGEVMQLPPDDEVVMVSGHPPIKAQKIRYYLDANFKTRMQAPPPLLLGHYADIPAARPDDWTGLAIPAAPIPGLVFPAHGEAIDDDGGRQQQPELAEVAFTPEPEHAVDDLGLFDDDDLPLLLPAQLDPRLQRTARLAALDPDDGISL
- a CDS encoding helix-turn-helix domain-containing protein; this translates as MTGTDGEILTLDEVAAYLKAGKWTVYRLAQKSEIPAFKLGGTWRFRRSELDRWIAESINKKKQEAS
- a CDS encoding DNA cytosine methyltransferase, which translates into the protein MSDKEPYKVIDVFAGPGGLGEGFAALGYDAGKPSFKLALSIEKDPSAHSTLLLRSFYRQFDSEKIPPEYWSYAKGKITKAELFDLYPQQIKAAAEEAQCIELGKTPPHEVKNLIKQRLNGSEKWVLVGGPPCQAYSLVGRARMRSTNPDFEDDVRHFLYREYLRIIADHRPPVFVMENVKGILSAQHSGKKIIGSILSDLRKPDVAVNGRSSGLGYRLFSLVDNKPPEKCEPEDFLVKAEKYGIPQARHRMLILGIREDIHITPETLQKSEATSVAQAIGDLPKIRSAVSKEPDTLELWREILDSITSEAWYRKGRSNGLSQTVEKIDKALVSIQKRELMAGAEIMNYTGSPKIYPGWYRHGCDGIVTNHAGRGHMRSDLHRYLFVSAYAAANGKSVHLSDFPTALLPAHSNVQEGVQNSHFSDRFRAQVRGRPSTTITSHISKDGHYFIHYDPSQCRSLTVREAARLQTFPDSYKFEGGRTSQYHQVGNAVPPLLSMQVAAIVHDILKRLKI